The proteins below come from a single Streptomyces tubercidicus genomic window:
- a CDS encoding DUF5709 domain-containing protein, which yields MSDNTMGDEVYQPPSSDPQDNPNDLDMEDALDEPGLDQTLDTGYSPPERPFVVNHDGTTARELHDRESLEHRLSVEVPEVCAPDGDGIGDLPDGVGEPTDLECGEERAGRLVGSDEGFWRGGSNDISARDVGIDGGAASAEEAAVHIARDDAGDGGGEV from the coding sequence ATGTCCGACAACACCATGGGCGACGAGGTCTACCAGCCGCCCAGCTCCGACCCCCAGGACAACCCCAATGACCTCGATATGGAGGACGCCCTGGACGAGCCGGGCCTCGACCAGACACTGGACACCGGCTATTCGCCGCCCGAGCGGCCCTTCGTGGTGAACCACGACGGGACCACCGCCCGGGAGCTGCACGACCGTGAATCGCTGGAGCACCGGCTGTCGGTGGAAGTACCGGAGGTCTGCGCACCCGACGGCGACGGGATCGGCGATCTGCCGGACGGCGTGGGCGAACCGACGGACCTCGAATGCGGCGAGGAGCGGGCCGGCCGGCTCGTGGGTTCCGACGAGGGATTCTGGCGCGGCGGCAGCAATGACATCTCGGCCCGGGATGTCGGCATCGACGGCGGCGCCGCGTCGGCGGAGGAGGCGGCGGTGCATATCGCCCGGGACGATGCGGGGGACGGGGGCGGGGAGGTCTAA
- a CDS encoding DNA polymerase ligase N-terminal domain-containing protein, translating into MGAKDGLTAYRGKRHFDRTREPPGAPAGAGDTSSFVVQIHDASTLHFDFRLEVDGVLKSWSVPKGPSADPHDKRLAMPTEDHPLEYREFEGVIPAGEYGAGTVIVWDQGSYRPLPRKKKGRTLPFRQALDDGHISFWLDGSKLHGGYALTRFRTGQGPGKRESWLLVKENDDRAERRGTPDARRARSVRSGRTLKRVAAEEGTGR; encoded by the coding sequence ATGGGCGCCAAGGACGGACTGACGGCATACCGCGGCAAACGGCACTTCGACCGGACGCGCGAGCCACCGGGCGCCCCGGCGGGCGCCGGGGACACCTCGTCCTTCGTCGTCCAGATCCATGACGCGAGCACCCTGCACTTCGACTTCCGGCTGGAGGTCGACGGGGTACTGAAGTCCTGGTCCGTGCCCAAGGGACCGTCCGCCGACCCGCACGACAAGCGGCTGGCGATGCCCACCGAGGACCATCCACTGGAGTACCGGGAATTCGAGGGCGTCATCCCGGCGGGGGAGTACGGCGCGGGCACCGTGATCGTCTGGGACCAGGGCAGCTACCGCCCACTGCCCCGCAAAAAGAAGGGCCGCACCCTGCCCTTCCGCCAGGCGCTCGACGACGGCCATATCTCCTTCTGGCTCGACGGGAGCAAGCTCCACGGCGGCTATGCGCTCACCCGGTTCCGCACCGGCCAGGGCCCCGGGAAACGGGAGTCCTGGCTGCTGGTCAAGGAGAACGACGACCGGGCCGAACGGCGCGGCACACCGGACGCCCGGCGGGCCCGCTCCGTACGCAGCGGCCGCACCCTGAAGCGGGTGGCCGCCGAAGAGGGCACGGGGCGCTGA
- a CDS encoding nucleoside hydrolase gives MARKIILDCDPGHDDAIAMLLAHGNPDVELVAVTTVVGNQTLEKVTRNALSVARIAGITGVPFAAGCPRPLVRAIETAPDIHGETGLDGPELPEPAIELDRRHAVDLIIDTVMSHEPGEITIVPTAGLTNIALAVRKEPRIAERVREVVLMGGGYHEGNWSAVAEFNIIIDPEAAHIVFNERWPVTMVGLDLTHQALATPEVDAKIAAVGTRPARFVGELLDFFREAYRENQGFDHPPVHDPCAVAYVIDPDVMTVRKAPVDIELRGALTLGMTVTDFRAPAPDDCTTQVAVSLDHERFWNLIVDALERIGDIEA, from the coding sequence TTGGCCAGAAAGATCATCCTCGACTGCGACCCGGGGCATGACGATGCGATCGCCATGCTCCTGGCACATGGCAATCCCGATGTCGAGCTGGTCGCGGTGACGACCGTGGTCGGGAACCAGACGCTGGAGAAGGTGACCCGTAACGCCCTGTCCGTGGCGCGGATCGCCGGGATCACGGGGGTGCCCTTTGCCGCCGGCTGCCCGCGCCCGCTGGTCCGGGCCATCGAGACGGCCCCGGACATCCACGGCGAGACCGGTCTCGACGGCCCGGAGCTGCCCGAACCGGCCATCGAGCTGGACCGTCGGCATGCGGTGGACCTGATCATCGACACGGTGATGTCCCACGAGCCCGGCGAGATCACCATCGTCCCGACCGCGGGTCTGACCAATATCGCGCTGGCCGTGCGCAAGGAGCCGCGGATCGCGGAGCGGGTCCGTGAGGTCGTCCTGATGGGCGGCGGCTACCACGAGGGCAACTGGAGCGCGGTCGCCGAGTTCAACATCATCATCGACCCCGAGGCCGCGCATATCGTCTTCAACGAGCGCTGGCCGGTCACCATGGTCGGCCTCGATCTGACGCACCAGGCGCTGGCGACCCCGGAGGTCGATGCGAAGATCGCCGCGGTCGGCACCCGCCCCGCCCGGTTCGTCGGTGAACTGCTGGACTTCTTCCGCGAGGCGTACCGCGAGAACCAGGGCTTCGACCACCCGCCGGTGCACGACCCGTGCGCGGTGGCGTATGTGATCGACCCGGACGTCATGACCGTACGGAAGGCCCCGGTCGACATCGAGCTGCGCGGTGCGCTGACGCTCGGGATGACCGTCACGGACTTCCGGGCGCCCGCACCGGACGACTGCACCACGCAGGTCGCGGTCTCCCTGGACCACGAGCGGTTCTGGAACCTGATCGTGGACGCACTTGAGCGGATCGGCGACATCGAGGCATGA
- a CDS encoding MFS transporter codes for MSTATDRRPAEGTGGGSGVRIGVLVTALLAACFAFQLNASMLSPALKNIEDTLGASSAEIGLTQTAFFTSAALFSLFLPRLGDVIGRRRVLAGMLALMVVGCVVAALATSVPMLFAGRVIQGVCGPVVPLCLIMLRVEVREPKRYGTLLGVITAVNGGIAGVDSLAGGYLADRHGFASVFWAMAIVAALAAVLVATLTPESKAAAATRMDWPGVALLVVSVGSLLTALNEAGKLAAANWPLIAVLLVTAAAAFALFWRTENRSGHPLVATRHLKQRATWATLLTTVLTMTGVFAVMNGLIPAFAQDAQAGLGMSAEQSAWWTLSPYALAGLAMGPLAGRLAATFGYGRVLRFGLVGSVATVALMLFTMHSQSQILLLVTSILVGIAYAGVANIVLNGLGIVLSPSENPGFLPGLNAGAFNLGAGLSFALLYAVKTAAAPADPSSSGGYTAGMIAGVVILAAAIATSFLIPKPVAAEAQD; via the coding sequence ATGAGCACGGCCACCGACCGGCGCCCCGCCGAGGGGACGGGCGGCGGTTCCGGGGTCCGCATAGGGGTGCTGGTCACCGCACTGCTCGCGGCCTGTTTCGCCTTCCAGCTCAACGCCAGCATGCTCAGCCCCGCGCTGAAGAACATCGAGGACACCCTCGGCGCCAGCTCCGCGGAGATCGGCCTCACCCAGACCGCGTTCTTCACCTCCGCGGCGCTGTTCTCGCTCTTCCTCCCGCGGCTCGGCGATGTCATCGGGCGCCGCCGGGTGCTGGCCGGAATGCTCGCTCTGATGGTCGTCGGCTGCGTCGTCGCCGCGCTGGCGACCAGCGTGCCGATGCTGTTCGCGGGCCGTGTCATCCAGGGTGTCTGCGGTCCGGTCGTTCCGCTGTGTCTGATCATGCTGCGGGTGGAGGTGCGGGAGCCCAAGCGGTACGGCACTCTGCTGGGTGTGATCACCGCCGTCAACGGCGGTATCGCCGGTGTCGACTCCCTCGCGGGCGGCTACCTGGCCGACCGTCATGGCTTCGCGTCGGTGTTCTGGGCGATGGCGATCGTCGCCGCGCTGGCCGCCGTCCTGGTCGCCACCCTGACCCCCGAGTCGAAGGCGGCCGCCGCGACCCGGATGGACTGGCCCGGGGTCGCGCTGCTGGTGGTCTCGGTCGGCTCGCTGCTGACCGCGCTCAACGAGGCGGGCAAGCTGGCCGCCGCCAACTGGCCGCTGATCGCCGTCCTGCTCGTGACGGCGGCCGCCGCCTTCGCCCTGTTCTGGCGGACCGAGAACCGCAGCGGGCACCCGCTGGTCGCCACCCGGCATCTCAAGCAGCGGGCGACCTGGGCGACCCTGCTGACCACCGTGCTCACCATGACCGGTGTGTTCGCCGTCATGAACGGGCTGATCCCGGCCTTCGCACAGGACGCACAGGCCGGTCTCGGGATGAGCGCCGAGCAGTCCGCGTGGTGGACGCTGTCGCCGTACGCGCTCGCCGGACTGGCCATGGGCCCGCTGGCCGGCCGTCTCGCCGCGACCTTCGGCTACGGCCGCGTCCTGCGGTTCGGCCTGGTCGGGTCGGTGGCGACGGTCGCCCTGATGCTGTTCACGATGCACAGCCAGTCGCAGATCCTGCTGCTGGTGACGTCCATCCTGGTGGGCATCGCCTACGCGGGCGTGGCGAATATCGTCCTCAACGGGCTGGGCATCGTCCTCTCCCCCAGCGAGAACCCGGGCTTCCTGCCCGGTCTGAACGCGGGCGCCTTCAACCTCGGCGCGGGACTCAGCTTCGCGCTCCTGTACGCGGTCAAGACCGCTGCCGCACCGGCGGACCCGTCGTCGTCCGGTGGCTACACCGCCGGCATGATCGCGGGCGTGGTGATCCTGGCCGCGGCCATCGCCACGTCCTTCCTGATCCCGAAGCCGGTGGCGGCCGAAGCACAGGACTGA
- a CDS encoding Vms1/Ankzf1 family peptidyl-tRNA hydrolase, protein MRISLLQPVIDRPGPWASVYADIAHSTEDAAKQQELTASATTAQLFALGADEATCGAVHEALLLRHEGESGEHSGRVLFAAHGEVVLDTPLPGPPATPFAAWGPVPRVTPFLAAVGDDPVCLVVRLDRAGADFAVLGERGTEDAGQVSGADWPLHRTASGDWSEGHFRAKVENTWEHNAGEIADAVRKAFEECGAEAVVLIGDARERHLVHDKLPEPLRALTYESEHGGRAPGAESALVDRDIAQVRAVQEREHIAQVADRFRTGAGPGGKSAPHAAAGIPALVEAAREHRIDTLLVSPHGSDIARQLWVGSEADQLGVRGTELQYLGEPRPAAARADDALVRSAAASGADIVVVRDPERAPSGGLGALLRWTDADTADGAHH, encoded by the coding sequence ATGCGAATCTCGCTCCTGCAACCGGTCATCGACCGGCCAGGCCCCTGGGCATCCGTCTATGCCGATATCGCGCACAGCACCGAGGACGCCGCAAAACAGCAAGAGTTGACGGCGAGCGCCACCACGGCGCAGTTGTTCGCGCTCGGCGCGGACGAGGCGACCTGCGGTGCGGTGCACGAAGCCCTGCTCCTGCGCCACGAGGGCGAGTCCGGGGAGCACTCCGGGCGGGTGCTGTTCGCCGCCCATGGCGAGGTCGTGCTCGACACCCCGCTTCCCGGGCCGCCCGCCACCCCGTTCGCGGCCTGGGGGCCGGTGCCCAGAGTCACCCCGTTCCTGGCGGCGGTCGGCGACGACCCGGTCTGCCTCGTGGTCCGTCTGGACCGGGCGGGAGCCGACTTCGCCGTACTCGGCGAACGGGGCACCGAGGACGCCGGCCAGGTCAGCGGCGCCGACTGGCCCCTCCACCGCACCGCCTCGGGCGACTGGTCCGAAGGGCACTTCCGCGCCAAGGTGGAGAACACCTGGGAACACAACGCGGGAGAGATCGCCGACGCGGTACGCAAGGCGTTCGAGGAGTGCGGCGCCGAGGCCGTCGTCCTGATCGGCGATGCCCGCGAACGCCATCTGGTGCACGACAAGCTGCCCGAACCGCTGCGCGCCCTCACGTACGAGAGCGAACACGGCGGGCGGGCACCCGGTGCCGAGAGCGCGCTGGTGGACCGGGATATCGCCCAGGTCAGGGCAGTTCAGGAGCGGGAGCACATCGCGCAGGTGGCGGACCGCTTCCGGACCGGTGCGGGGCCTGGAGGCAAGAGCGCCCCGCATGCCGCGGCCGGTATCCCCGCCCTGGTCGAGGCGGCCCGGGAACACCGAATCGACACCTTGCTGGTCAGCCCGCACGGCTCGGATATCGCCCGGCAGCTCTGGGTGGGCTCCGAGGCCGATCAACTCGGCGTACGGGGAACGGAGTTGCAGTATCTCGGGGAGCCGCGTCCGGCTGCCGCACGGGCGGATGACGCGCTGGTGCGGTCTGCGGCGGCGAGCGGCGCCGACATCGTGGTGGTCCGGGACCCCGAGCGGGCGCCCTCCGGCGGGCTCGGCGCTCTCCTGCGCTGGACGGACGCGGACACCGCCGACGGCGCACACCACTGA
- a CDS encoding DinB family protein: MVPQIEPAEEPPVTLTSPYDLLTGYLDFYRQTVLRKLEGMSDAELRNSRMPSGWSPLGLLKHLACVELRWLQWGFDGAPIDEPWAEFKTRPGVWHVEPGETFEDVRRFFEEQCTRSRAIVAAARLDDQAAGLGGTVPADEDRPTLIWILFHLLQEYARHAGQLDIARELADGAVGE; encoded by the coding sequence ATGGTCCCTCAGATCGAACCCGCCGAAGAACCTCCGGTGACGCTCACCAGCCCCTACGACCTGCTGACCGGTTACCTCGATTTCTACCGGCAGACCGTGCTGCGCAAGTTGGAAGGGATGTCCGACGCGGAGCTGAGAAACAGCCGGATGCCCAGCGGCTGGTCGCCACTGGGATTGCTCAAGCACTTGGCCTGTGTCGAATTGCGGTGGCTGCAATGGGGGTTCGACGGAGCACCCATCGACGAACCGTGGGCCGAGTTCAAGACCCGCCCCGGGGTATGGCACGTGGAACCCGGCGAAACCTTCGAGGACGTGCGGCGGTTCTTCGAGGAGCAGTGCACCCGCTCCCGTGCGATCGTCGCCGCGGCACGCTTGGACGACCAGGCAGCCGGCCTCGGCGGAACGGTCCCGGCCGACGAGGACCGCCCCACCCTGATCTGGATCCTCTTCCACCTGCTCCAGGAGTACGCCCGCCACGCCGGCCAACTCGACATCGCCCGCGAGCTGGCCGATGGGGCCGTGGGCGAGTAG
- a CDS encoding LacI family DNA-binding transcriptional regulator, producing MAEVTLKDVALASGCSIATVSRVLAGTRPVGAETARTVREAAERLGYRPNQVARALRSRSTGTVGLVLPQITNPFFPSLVRELEHALHAEGRAVLLADCDDDPVTEAARIGVLLGRRVDALLLIPVDERRSREAVASAAAQVPLVLLDRGCGPGIADSVAVDNAAGMALVLDHLAATGRRRPCFIGAAGTASAAVERRAAYEAGAAALDPAAPGRVELGDFSVEWGRAAVDRVWPSRPDALICANDLIAAGALQRLRQLGADVPGEVAVTGFDDIPLAGLADPALTTVRQPVGELAAEAARLLSRRPSPGEPGPRRTVRLAPQLVVRASSAPAGVPRVADCF from the coding sequence GTGGCCGAAGTCACGTTGAAGGATGTCGCGCTGGCGTCCGGCTGCTCCATCGCCACGGTCTCCCGCGTGCTGGCCGGCACCCGCCCGGTCGGTGCCGAGACCGCCCGCACCGTACGCGAGGCGGCCGAGCGGCTGGGCTACCGGCCCAACCAGGTGGCCCGCGCCCTGCGCAGCCGCTCCACCGGCACCGTCGGTCTCGTTCTGCCGCAGATCACCAACCCGTTCTTCCCCTCCCTGGTCCGGGAGCTGGAGCATGCGCTGCACGCCGAGGGGCGGGCCGTGCTGCTCGCCGACTGCGACGACGACCCGGTGACCGAGGCGGCCCGGATCGGTGTGCTCCTGGGGCGGCGGGTCGATGCGCTGCTGCTGATACCCGTCGATGAGCGGCGCAGCCGGGAGGCGGTGGCGAGCGCGGCCGCTCAGGTGCCGCTGGTGCTGCTCGACCGCGGCTGCGGCCCGGGTATCGCCGACTCGGTCGCCGTCGACAACGCGGCCGGTATGGCCCTCGTGCTCGATCATCTGGCTGCCACCGGCCGCCGCCGTCCCTGCTTCATCGGCGCCGCCGGGACCGCGTCGGCGGCGGTCGAGCGGCGCGCGGCATACGAGGCGGGGGCCGCGGCGCTGGACCCCGCGGCCCCCGGGCGCGTCGAGCTCGGCGACTTCTCCGTGGAGTGGGGGCGCGCCGCCGTCGACCGGGTCTGGCCCTCCCGGCCGGACGCCCTGATCTGCGCCAATGACCTCATCGCCGCCGGTGCCCTGCAACGTCTGCGGCAGCTCGGTGCGGACGTACCGGGCGAGGTCGCCGTCACCGGCTTCGATGACATCCCGCTCGCCGGACTCGCCGACCCGGCGCTGACCACCGTCCGCCAGCCGGTCGGCGAACTGGCGGCGGAGGCGGCCCGCCTGCTGAGCCGCCGGCCGTCTCCCGGAGAGCCCGGACCGCGCCGCACGGTCCGGCTCGCGCCACAGTTGGTGGTCCGGGCTTCCAGTGCGCCTGCTGGCGTTCCGCGGGTCGCTGACTGCTTCTGA
- a CDS encoding lytic polysaccharide monooxygenase auxiliary activity family 9 protein gives MHRKRRLALAIGAAIAPLLVVTLPVSPASAHGYVSAPPSRQAQCAAGTVECGAIKWEPQSVEGPKGLTSCSGGNSQFAELDDDSKGWQATPVGTSQTFNWRLTARHSTSTWQYFIGGKKIAEFDDGGAQPPETVSHTVNFGDITGRQKILAVWNIADTANTFYACIDVTIGG, from the coding sequence ATGCACAGGAAGAGAAGGCTGGCCCTCGCCATCGGTGCGGCCATCGCCCCGCTGCTCGTCGTCACCCTGCCGGTCAGCCCGGCGAGCGCACACGGCTATGTGTCCGCGCCGCCCAGCCGGCAGGCGCAGTGCGCCGCGGGCACCGTCGAGTGCGGTGCGATCAAGTGGGAGCCACAGAGCGTCGAGGGCCCCAAGGGGCTGACCAGCTGTAGCGGCGGCAACAGCCAGTTCGCCGAACTCGACGATGACAGCAAGGGCTGGCAGGCCACCCCGGTCGGTACCTCCCAGACCTTCAACTGGCGGCTGACCGCCCGTCATTCCACCAGCACCTGGCAGTACTTCATCGGCGGGAAGAAGATCGCCGAGTTCGACGACGGAGGCGCGCAGCCACCGGAGACGGTCTCGCACACCGTCAACTTCGGCGACATCACCGGCAGGCAGAAGATCCTCGCGGTCTGGAACATCGCCGACACCGCGAATACCTTCTACGCCTGTATCGACGTCACCATCGGCGGCTAG
- a CDS encoding PadR family transcriptional regulator translates to MALEHAILVSLLEKPGSGYELARRFERSIGYFWTATHQQIYRVLKRMESDGWIDVREVPQQARPDKKEYSVAGLGRTALAEWLHEPIEPESVRHDLAVKIRGAAFDDPAALIREVERHHQIHTDRLAHYLAGERRDFTGPEAPATPDAGQELQHVVLRGGIAFERMTLAWLDDVLATLHRLRPEH, encoded by the coding sequence ATGGCGCTTGAGCACGCGATCCTCGTCTCCCTGCTGGAGAAGCCGGGCTCCGGCTATGAGCTGGCCCGGCGGTTCGAGCGGTCCATCGGATACTTCTGGACCGCCACCCACCAGCAGATCTACCGCGTCCTCAAGCGCATGGAGAGCGACGGCTGGATCGATGTCCGCGAGGTGCCGCAGCAGGCCCGGCCGGACAAGAAGGAGTACTCCGTCGCCGGTCTCGGCCGCACGGCGCTCGCCGAGTGGCTGCACGAGCCGATCGAACCCGAGAGCGTCCGGCACGACCTCGCCGTGAAGATCCGCGGTGCGGCCTTCGATGATCCCGCCGCGCTGATCCGCGAGGTCGAGCGGCACCACCAGATCCACACCGACCGCCTCGCGCACTATCTGGCGGGGGAGCGGCGCGACTTCACCGGCCCCGAGGCCCCCGCGACGCCCGATGCGGGCCAGGAACTCCAGCACGTCGTACTGCGTGGCGGTATCGCCTTCGAGCGCATGACTCTCGCCTGGCTGGACGACGTACTCGCCACCCTCCACCGACTCCGCCCCGAGCACTGA
- a CDS encoding DUF2795 domain-containing protein gives MEHGTDKTGPARDDMMKKQLRGQLTAERSLRTDEEHELQPAGEDQPVAAWSPESEFRGGTPSGMTEQDVGLRSELAQHLGRSLYPADKYAIIETLRRNNAPDRLVSMAERLPAHERFGNVQSIAEAVGIATEHRRA, from the coding sequence ATGGAACACGGAACGGACAAGACCGGCCCCGCTCGGGACGACATGATGAAGAAGCAACTACGGGGGCAATTGACGGCGGAGCGCTCGCTGCGGACGGATGAGGAGCATGAACTCCAGCCGGCCGGCGAGGACCAGCCGGTGGCGGCCTGGTCCCCCGAGAGCGAGTTCCGGGGCGGCACGCCGAGCGGGATGACCGAGCAGGACGTGGGCCTGCGCTCCGAACTCGCCCAGCACCTCGGCCGCAGCCTGTACCCGGCCGACAAGTACGCGATCATCGAGACGCTGCGGCGCAACAACGCACCGGACCGGCTGGTCAGCATGGCCGAGCGGCTGCCGGCACACGAGCGGTTCGGCAATGTGCAGAGCATCGCCGAGGCCGTCGGCATCGCGACGGAACACCGGCGCGCCTGA
- a CDS encoding acyl-CoA dehydrogenase family protein: protein MADPLLFNPRTYDPAHFDPETRRLLRATVEWFENRGKRKLIEDYRSRAWLSEFLEFSTKEGLFATFLTPASAADGQQDKRWDTARIAALNEIFGFYGLDYWYAWQVTILGLGPVWQSDNAAVRSRAAELLSQGEVFAFGLSEKAHGADIYSTDMLLEPDGDGGFRATGSKYYIGNGNAAGLVSVFGRRTDIEGPDGYVFFAAESRHPAYHLVKNVVDSSKYVSEFRLEDYPVSADDILHTGRAAFDAALNTVNVGKFNLCTGAIGICEHAMYEAVTHAQNRILYGRPVTAFPHVRRELTDAYVRLVGMKLFSDRAVDYFRSAGPDDRRYLLFNPMTKMKVTTEGEKVIDLMWDVIAAKGFEKDTYFAQAATEIRGLPKLEGTVHVNLALILKFMGNHLLNPAEYEAVPTRLDAADDAFLFQQGPARGLGAVRFHDWRTAYDAFAGVPNVARFREQADALCEFVTTAAPDEAQSRDLDLLLAVGQLFALVVHGQLILEQAQLTGLDADVLDELFAVLVRDFSAHAVELHGKDSATEKQQSWALGAVRRPVIDDDRSKRVWQRVEALSGAYEMAP, encoded by the coding sequence ATGGCCGACCCGCTGCTGTTCAACCCCCGTACCTACGACCCGGCGCACTTCGACCCCGAGACCCGCCGGCTGCTGCGCGCCACCGTCGAATGGTTCGAGAACCGCGGCAAGCGCAAGCTGATCGAGGACTACCGCTCCCGCGCCTGGCTGTCGGAGTTCCTGGAGTTCTCCACCAAGGAAGGGCTGTTCGCGACCTTCCTCACCCCGGCCTCCGCCGCCGACGGGCAGCAGGACAAGCGCTGGGACACCGCCCGGATAGCCGCCCTCAACGAGATCTTCGGCTTCTACGGGCTCGACTACTGGTACGCCTGGCAGGTCACCATCCTCGGCCTCGGCCCGGTCTGGCAGAGCGACAACGCCGCCGTCCGCAGCCGCGCGGCCGAACTCCTCTCCCAGGGCGAGGTGTTCGCCTTCGGCCTGTCCGAGAAGGCCCACGGCGCCGACATCTACTCCACCGACATGCTCCTGGAGCCCGACGGTGACGGCGGCTTCCGCGCCACCGGCTCCAAGTACTACATCGGCAACGGCAACGCCGCCGGACTCGTCTCCGTCTTCGGCCGCCGCACCGACATCGAGGGCCCGGACGGCTATGTCTTCTTCGCCGCCGAGAGCCGCCACCCGGCCTACCACCTGGTGAAGAACGTCGTTGACTCCTCGAAGTACGTCAGCGAGTTCCGGCTTGAGGACTACCCGGTCTCCGCCGACGACATCCTGCACACCGGCCGCGCCGCCTTCGACGCCGCCCTCAACACCGTCAACGTCGGCAAGTTCAACCTCTGCACCGGCGCGATCGGCATCTGCGAACACGCGATGTACGAGGCCGTCACCCATGCGCAGAACCGCATTCTCTACGGCCGCCCCGTCACCGCCTTCCCGCACGTGCGCCGCGAACTGACCGACGCCTATGTCCGCCTCGTCGGCATGAAGCTGTTCAGCGACCGCGCGGTCGACTACTTCCGCTCCGCGGGCCCCGACGACCGCCGCTACCTGCTCTTCAACCCGATGACGAAGATGAAGGTGACCACCGAGGGTGAGAAGGTCATCGACCTCATGTGGGACGTGATCGCCGCCAAGGGCTTCGAGAAGGACACCTACTTCGCCCAGGCCGCCACCGAGATCCGCGGCCTGCCGAAGCTGGAGGGCACGGTCCACGTCAACCTCGCCCTGATCCTCAAGTTCATGGGCAACCACCTCCTGAACCCGGCCGAGTACGAGGCGGTACCGACCCGCCTCGACGCGGCCGATGACGCGTTCCTCTTCCAGCAGGGCCCGGCCCGCGGTCTGGGCGCCGTACGCTTCCACGACTGGCGTACCGCCTACGACGCCTTCGCCGGGGTGCCGAACGTCGCCCGCTTCCGCGAACAGGCCGACGCCCTCTGCGAGTTCGTCACCACCGCCGCCCCTGACGAGGCGCAGAGCCGTGACCTCGATCTGCTGCTCGCCGTCGGCCAGCTCTTCGCACTGGTCGTCCACGGCCAGCTGATCCTGGAGCAGGCGCAGCTGACCGGCCTGGACGCGGACGTGCTCGACGAACTCTTCGCCGTCCTCGTCCGCGACTTCTCCGCGCACGCCGTCGAACTGCACGGCAAGGACTCCGCCACCGAGAAGCAGCAGAGCTGGGCACTGGGCGCGGTCCGCCGCCCGGTCATCGACGACGACCGCTCGAAGCGTGTCTGGCAGCGCGTGGAGGCCCTGTCCGGGGCGTACGAGATGGCCCCGTAA
- a CDS encoding DUF779 domain-containing protein, with the protein MDGTARIALSAAATELLRLLREQHGPLMFHQSGGCCDGSAPMCYPAGEFRTGSSDVLLARLDVEGVPEPVDFWMSADQFERWQHTHLTVDVVPGRGSGFSLEAPEGVRFLIRSRLFTEEERAGLGG; encoded by the coding sequence ATGGATGGCACGGCGCGGATCGCGCTCAGTGCGGCGGCGACCGAACTGCTGCGGCTGCTGCGGGAGCAGCACGGCCCGCTGATGTTCCACCAGTCCGGCGGCTGCTGCGACGGCAGCGCCCCCATGTGCTACCCGGCGGGGGAATTCCGTACGGGATCGTCGGATGTGCTGCTGGCCCGGCTGGACGTGGAGGGCGTGCCGGAGCCGGTGGACTTCTGGATGTCGGCCGACCAGTTCGAGCGCTGGCAGCACACGCATCTGACGGTGGACGTCGTACCGGGGCGGGGCAGTGGGTTCTCGCTGGAGGCGCCGGAGGGCGTGCGCTTTCTGATCCGCTCGCGGTTGTTCACCGAGGAGGAACGGGCGGGCCTCGGCGGCTGA